The genomic region GCAGTCTAAGAAAACCACCTATACAGTGATCAATCGTTTTAATTTCGAGTTGCTTGTGGGTGTTCTGTCAGTTTGTGGACTACTTGTAAGTTACTATGTTCGACTTGCCATTATTTGACTGACATTGCACTTCACGCACTACTGACATGCAACTATTTCCTGACAGTGGAATAGGATGCTTGGTGCAAATGCATAATCCACTGCAGTAATTCACAATACTAACATGCAGCAGGCAGACAAAATCAATCGTTCTTAGCTACACTACCTGGCGCAGCATTTTATCTGTCCTCGCCACATAAAACCACGACTTTTCTTTTCCTGGCTGCACCCTTCCAGTCcattttgagattttttttgAGGCATTTTTGCCTCGTTGCTCTAAAGGCCGCGTTGCTGACATTGCTGTAGCTTGCTGCTCATGACTGttccagcagacagacagacactcatacatgcaGCTTCAAGTCATGCTTGTATGAGTGTTATCTGACAGACTCAGTTTGGTCTTGGTTTGTTTATCGATTGGAAGTAACCAGGAGGTATTGGATACCATTTACCATAATCTTAATATAGGCCTACATACGATTGATACTAGAGCAGAATAAATTAGGAGTGTGGGCGAAATTGAATGGTTATGTATGTATTGTTGGTTAACATTGATTCAATAATTAATGTAACATTGCAATTCAAAACAGCAAATGAAACTTCATCTTACTCGGGCCCCATACAATACACAGTGGCTAATTACTTGATGAAAATGATCAGGTTTCTACTGCCGAGGTGCTCTATGACTGACTCGGCGTTTCTATGTCAATGACTGTAATTCTGGTCATGATGGCAAAAACTTAACATCCGAgtgtatttcttttcttttcttttcttttttgcagAGAACAATGAAAAATGTACTCATTAATACATGTGCTACATATTTAATTAGTTAGTTTAGCATGTATGGATTGATTTGGTCATAAATTAATTCGctcattcattcacttgttCATGAACCAGTAGGCCTCTCTATATTGACATGTAACCATAATGTGAGCGTATTGTGTACGTGGGCATTATAAACACTGTCGAGGCCTTGCATGTCTCCTCCCAACCAAATAGTcatgtaaaaacattttaggCAATATTCAAAATGGGTAGTGTCGTGTCTTGGTCATTAGCCTATACCCTGTAGTAGCATGTAGTGTTATTGTATGGCTAATAAGAGGATATTTGATCGTTTGGTCATATAGGCGAAtgttcttgaacacacacacacaccgataaaTGATCTCAGCACCATGGAGAGGTTTTGTCCATACGGTTAGTCGATGTTGTCCTAACTAACCAGGAGTTCCAGAAAAAAGAAGTTCCTCCTTTACCGAACCCTGTCAAAAGTGTTCCGATATCAAAAGGATCTTCATGCGTCTGTTTCCATGTTGTATCTGTAACACAAAACCTCTTGATGTGATTAAATATTTAAGTCGTACAAGtagtcaaataaacacacctggTGACCAGTTAATTTGCCAAGAACCTCTTAATCATACATATACAGATTAAGGAATATACTCCATCTCGATGCACATGTAGTATTGTAACTAAACTGCATGCATCTATGTAGACACTGTGACATGTTCCGTGCGGTCCAAACACATGTGTTCTCCACTTTAACACAGTAATTACAAGAAGTGTAATTACAGGACACCTAGTCATGACCTGCAGCATTATATATGATAGTCAAGGGCTGAATAGTGATATTGGTTATGGATAGGATACAACTTAAACCTGCATTtcggtttgtgtgtgcatgtttcacacataatacaaaaaataacaaTACAGTATCTGGTGTGTTGACGCGTACGTGTTTCAAGTTAAATGTACGGCCAATTTGCGAACGTGAGGAGCAATAGGCGGTGTTTTAGCCAGGGAGTGACGTTATGAGGCTGGTCTTGGTGAAATCTACCAATGAAACGAGCCAGTTCGATTCATCTGGGGTTGATCGCTATGAACGGGTGTCGGAGGTTTACAAGGCAAAGGAGCGACCACAACAAGACGCGGCTATTGAGGGGATGCGGCATCGATACGCGGGAGCTGTTCACCAGCACCAATTCCCCGACGCAGAACAACGCAACGCTCAGAGCAATTCAGCGACTTCTGAAAAAGGAAATTCGAGTCCAGTCGCACCCCTTTTCAGTTTgccaccccctcctccatcgCAGAGAGAACGATCAACCTCCTCCTATCATCAGAACCACGATGACCTGCCTTGCCAGAATCAGTCAGCTACGCAGGCTGTCCACGTCCGTCAGTTGCAATTCGGCAAGTCCCCGTCTTTGACAAGTCAAGAGATTGTTCAGCGACCTGCACGCCAGGGTGGTCCATTTGAAACCCAGCTTACGCGGCCGCATGAGTCTTCTGGAGCATCGGTAGCCTCAACGCAATCGGAGGTGTTCCTTCTCGAGAGCCGCCACTGCAGTTTTTCTACGGAGGCGAACCATACTCATCAGCGCGAAGCCCACATTTGCCCGCAGCCCTCCCCTTCTCACCTGCCGCCGCCTCTGTTTTTGCAAAATCCTAGTCCGAGAGAGAATTTTCAGTATAGCGCTAATTACCAACACGGAGCCATTGCGCAACGGAAAGCGGGGGTTTTCGAGCACCGAGACCAAAAGCAATTGTTGCAGCAACAGCAGTGCAGCGCTATAGGGCTTCAACAAAAGAACACATTCTCACAATCAGTCACACAAAACTCATGTCATGGACAAATTAATGTATGTGAGCCAACGGTGACGAATCAGCGATTTTTTGAATCTCCGGCTCTGGacttgcagcagcaacagcctcAATTGCGAGCTCAGCGTCAAATACTAGTAGGGAGCAGCCTCCCTATCAACTATTGCACCAAAGGCGCGGGAGAGCTGTGCAGAAATAACCAAGCACCGCCACTGCAACAACATTGGCAAGAGGACGTACGCGGACAGCATCTCCATTCGCTGCCGCAAATTCCGCAATCCAGTGGCCATGAGAGTGGCGAACTAAACGATACATTCAGCATACGGCAGGGGCAACAGTACCAGGCACCTGAACATATACGTCGACTGGTGAGAAACTCATCTGACACCagtagcagcaacagcagcccaCCGTACGGATCCAGCAACCAACTGTGGCCAGAGCGCCATTATCAAGAGCGAAGGAGTCGAACCGATAAACAAAAGGTAAATATATATCAACTTCACCCGAAATAAGTCTGTGTTCGTATTGTAACCGAATAAACTGATTTAACTCGTAGCCACGCCTATCACACGCCGGGACACTTGTGTGTACATCATGATGGGGAATTGACACTCTGCTTTCAAAGTTAATGAAGGTATCATTTTAAAGAACACTCATCCATCTAAACGTATCTAATAAATACTAAATGTCCATTTCCAAGACATACAAACGtatccctctcatacacacagccacacactcacacatgtacacgcactcacacataccaaaATAATTATGCCTTAAAAACCTTTAGAGTTGTTCATATGATTCTCTGCTGTTCTATTATTCTCATTCAGACAAGGCATTTCTTATCTTGTTGATGTTTTGTCACAGTTAGGTCAGCAGTGTTCTGCAGGGCCTGGGTTTTGTCTTAGTGAAGGTGATGGATGAAGAGTTATTTTCCTTCTCTGTTAACATAATTTTTGTATGCTCATTCTTAAATGCTCACAGTCTCCTTGAAATTACTGATAGAAAATGTCAAAATATGGTACAAAATATGGTTTAATTCCACTCCCTTTAGATTAGAGATCTTTCCAAACACCTCAGACATGTCAGTTTCTTACTTCCAAGTGAGCCTGATATTTTCAGCCTGTTCATTTAAGTTCAAAATTGTGTAAGTTTTGTCGTCTTGCACAAAAGTATTCCCACATTAAATTCAGCATCATCCCTGTGAGCACCGGCAGTTGGCAGTGCCAGGTTTGCGGACTGTTAACTTGTCTTGTTGCCAGACCCTGCTGGAGGTCTATGTAGGTCTTGCATCCGAACATCTGGGAAGCTGCTCCCCTGCCTGTATGAAAGCCGGTGCGCCCCAGGCCTGCTGCAGTAGGCGAGCTCCAGGTGCTGAAGGTGCTTTACAACCATGCGCCCCGTGACACTTCTGTCTAAATGTCCGGAATAGCTGTGTGCAAATAAGCGACAGGTCAGAAGTAacgtgttttgtttgtgtgttggggtgatACACACAATACTAGGCACAATTttagtcgttttttttttaaaagacgcTGTTGGTCTTTCTGTGTATCAGTAGTGACTGAGTTTAGTGATTATCATAGTGACCCAGGCTGAGACTGACATGACAAACTAGTTGTGCAACGCAACTGAAATGTATACCATTACAGTATCCTGTGACACACAGTGAAACCCAATAGCCGTGCTGTATTGTtgaatgtgtgaaaatgtgtccaGCCAGAGTGACACTATGATGTGAAAGGTACATTGCTGTTGCCATTGTGATTCATATGTAAGTACTCTTTAATGCCCATTGCAGATTAAAAGAGCTTCTTTAATGCTGACCTTCGGTCTGATAGGTGCCTTTCTAGAGCAAACTGCAAACTATGCAAACTCACTGGAAAACTGTAAAATAACAACCCTGTCCTGTCGCTTATTTGCATACCATTTTGTTTTGCATAcccatttgtttgtttctctgatCATATGGATTAGAAAGTCAGACTAGTATTCAGAATGGCGTGATGCTCTGTTGGTAGAAAGGAAACCCATTTGTAGAAAAACCCATTAGTTTGGTTGGACCTCCTTGATCCTGTTGATGCACCAAATAAGAATGCttacttaatgtaaatgtactctGCACAGGTAAAATATATAAGATGTATGTACAAGAACCCATTTCCCGATATACGGACCATTCCAAGATACTTTAAATAAAATAGATTGTATAAACCTGTAATTTAGCTTACTCAATAGACGACATGAACCTCTATCAGAACATAGTGTTGGCTACAATGTTTGCAGAGCTGTTTTCTAAGTTGATCAGCTTTTGTACAAGGAAATTACTTTCTCGATTGTTTTTTAACCTTATTCTGCAATCAATTCCCATTTCTCCCCTTTTAGTAGCTCCTAAATAACTCTTAGACTAACTACCTTCACATCCAAGTCCCTCTGCGTAGGCAAGCATGCTTTTCTTCTGTGTTTATTGTCTTCCCAGGTTCTATGCTGTCCACCTGCTTGATATTTTTCCAGTGAGGAACAGTAGTCAGAGTGCTATCTGTTAGATATGTTAGTATCAGTAATTAAATGTACTGTCcacgattctggcgaaaggttgttaaTACGTGAGTTCAATAGCCAATTAAATTACATGCTGTCTTACAGCCTCTTACAGGGTAATGTGTTGAATGAGTGAAGTTTGGGGGGGTCTATGGTTGGTGTACAATTTACAACCATCTTTCTGCTAGTTGACAGACCTTTTCCAAGTGAAACTGAACACTGAGTCAAATTCCCCACAAAAGAAGGCAGGGAAACTAGATGGCTCCAGCTGAATGCCTCTGAGGAGCATCTGCAAGGCctgtttgaatatgtgtgtgcatttccttGCGTTGAAAAATAGACTCAAAACCTTTACTATGACTTAGTTCAATCAGCCTGATTACATCACCATTGATCACCTTTCTCTGATGGATTAGATTAGAAATTCAGACTAGTATTCAGAATGGTGTGATGCTCTGTTGGTAGAAAAGAACCCCATTTGTAGAAAAACCATTTGTTTGGTCGGACCTCCTTGATCCTGTTGATGCACcaagtcttttttcttttgttctccgTTTATGTAATTCTGCAACCGGTGTCATCTGCAACCTACAAAGGCTGATGTAGCGGGTTTTGAGCCAGTCATATTGGTATAGCAAAAATGGGTTAGACAGGATTGTACAGCCCTCTGTGAAACCCCTTAGAGATCCTGTTGACAATGTAATATGTTGGTGGGACCGTGCAGATTTCTTTGGGTGGTGTGACAGATGCTCGGCCCATttagtttcatcttgaatgtgACTTAAAAGTGGAATGCTGACATTATGAAGTATGTTTGCCATTCAATTCCATCTCTTTTTAATTTAGTTTGTCCTTTGCAAATGGTGCCAAACAAAAGCTGCTACATTATCAGCGTCATCTCAGCTGGGTTTGAAGTCATTATCACAACCAGGAATTAATGTAATTATTAGGCGATTAGATGCAGTTTATGTATCTAATTAAGGATTACTGGGATTATTTTCCACAAATATCGCCCTAATGGTCACAGTGAGGCATTCAGTCCACAAGTATTCACAAAGATCTTTTTTTATGTGGACTTGCTCTTCCAGAGAGGCATAGCAAAGGCAGTCTTTTTGCTCTGTGTCATGGTCCCTTTGAAAGTAAAATTGCTTACTCACCTCAGGGCCTGCACCTGCGCCGAATCACTTGCTTTTGATTTACCCCAGAGCTTTCTAGTAAACGGGCCGTGTATCTCCAGAGAACACAAACGTGTTAGAGGGAGACAAATGACTGCATCTGCCTGAAAGAAACTGCTCTACTctctaaatcttttttttttttatgtttgttggtttgcttcctgtattttttttgcttttgcttttacACCAAAGGTTTCAAATTTGGATTTAAATCACATTATCGGGGCGAAGCAGGGCTGCACTTTGCCATCTGATTCACCCTGATATCATTTCACAATGAACCCATCCTGTGATCACCAAGGGCCAAAGGCTTCCCTGTTTCCAATAGTAACCCCCTTTCTGATTCTATAATGAAAGGAGACTGCAGAGGTCCAGCTGCGATCAAAGGGCATTGTAGCCTTTAACCCTTTAAAGCCCAAGAAAGGCGATTAATAACGTTTTtgtaccatttacatttacaggcAATTTTCTGTGAAGCATCTTCTTAGGATAGCAGAACACATATTTGAAGTATGTATGAATAACCGTGACAGATGCTGGCCATGTAATGCCTGGTGCGTACGTGCTGTAGAGCCTTTATAGTAGCCTGGTGCAGGAGGCCCTTAACTCATCTCCTATGGCGAGCTGGAAAATCTGATTTAGTAAATGGATTCCCTTTGGAGGTGTCATTACATGTAAGTCACCATAAAAGGAGTGTTACTCATGGATAGATTTTTATATCGACTTCACCTTCATcctattttttgtattttacgaCACAGTTTGATACGATTTggtattaatttttttattttactgcgCTAATTTTATGATATAGAAAAATGAGAAGACAGTGACTGCGGTATGTTTCTCTCCACTGTATATCTGCCTTTTTTGTGAGGCTCTGGCTGCCTTTTGCAATAAAAAGGGCAAGTGACATCGATGATCCaactgtatttttatttgttgatAATAAACGTAAGGTAATTGACTATTGGCTAGACTTACTGAGCTTTACAATGTGTTGTACCAGCAGCAGAGAAGCTGTGAGAGATTGCATACTAAAATTCTGGGGTACATTTGGTCTCGTGGCGGAGTTGTTTTTAGATTTTGGGTTAAGAGACTCTCACCACATGTCAGCATTGACTGCTTACTATCCAAACCCCTGCCATTCGATACGTGTTGAGCTTCTGGAGGGCGGGCTTAGATGGCGGGAAACGTAGACCTACGTATATAACAGTGGATTTGTTTACCGTAGTCTTCATTAATGCTTAACCTTCCGATGCATTCTTATGAAAGGAGTCAGTGTCAGGTGATAGCTTCCAGTGGCTTTACGGGTTTCCGCTGTTGTGCACTTGcaagtggaaaaaaaagcagGGTATTGAGGGGGTGTTTTAGATTTATCATTAGTTTGTTGCTGTTGTATTGGGTTCTCAGAACACCATTGATGAATGAACTATTAATCAGCTCAACTGCTGTCGTATTGTTTCAGCATTTCTAGTGGCTGTCTCTGTGAACACCCTTTGACCCCAGTTGAACAGACACAACGGCACTTGTGCACTTTGGTATTAGTCAATGATAAATAAGACTTTACACTTTACAAATGACAAACAACCAGAGTACGGGTACATAAGCACAAAGGAGTATGTTTGTCATATTGTCCAGTCAGTGGTGACATGGCAGTGATGAAGTGCTGTACCCTCTAACCCGCTTCGCCTCTGGCTTCCTCCTTTGGACAGGTCAATGCTGAGACGACGAAGCTGAGCCATGCCGGATCCAAGCTCTCAGTCTCCGCGAGCAGCAGCCACTCGTTGCCTCAGATAGCCATGAACAGCTGCAAGTACAATGGGGGAGTGGTAAGACCACTGGGCAGCGTGGCGTCGTCACGGCGCAACCTGGCAGAGCACGACTCGGAGACCCAACCGCTGCAGACGCTGCACAGCTCCGGCCTGGAGGTGGTGGTCTCCAAGGGCAACAGCGATGAAAACAGCAAGGCGTCCAACGAAAGCCTGGTCGGAGAGGGCAGCGGAAAcggaaagaaaaacaaggacATCGGCTACAAGCTCGGCCACCGCAGGGCCCTGTTCGAGAAACGCAAGCGGCTCAGTGACTACGCCTTGATATTTGGCATGTTTGGgattgttgtcatggtgacagaGACTGAACTATCTTGGGGGGTTTATACAAAGGTAAGTGATGAAGCTGATCAATGAATCATTCTCTTTAAAATTTGAAGTataaatatgaaagtatttatGGGTGTTCTGAGTGTAATACAAGGTGATCTCAGTTTGATGAAATCATGTTGCATATTATCCAACTCACAGACACCCTTCATTGCTCAAGAAAGCTATATAGTCTCTACACACAGTATATCTTATGTAATTATGGTGGGTCACATACATATTCCTGCCAGTCTGCCACGCATCATGTACATGAAATAACCTAGCACACATGGTCCCATGCTCTGTTAATACACGCATACAGAATTACAGACAGGGCCTTCCCGTGTAAATTAGCTAATATGCTTTGTGTTTTACTCTTAATTAGCTCTGAGCTGATTACTTGAACACCCAGCAGTGTCTTTCAACCTGGCACTGTAGAACAGCACATAAGGAAGATGCCACAAGCATCATTTGACCTTTCATTGGTTTTGAGCTGACAAATTGAACATGGCATCTGCTGGTGGGTCAAACTGATAGCCTgtatcaaaacacacagagattcacACAGAGAGTTTTTATATCAATTTTGTTTTTCCGCTTGACATTGTCAGATTGTTATAAAAGGGTGTCTTACTAAAACAGGGACTTAGTAATGACAGTGTACTTTGCATGTTTCCACACCCTTGGGTAGGATTTACATAAAAAAGGGACCTTTGGGATGGCAGTCTTCAGACTAATGACAGGTGAATTAATTAGTTTATTCAATGTTATGTCACTAGGGAGGCTCAAAACAATTTCCCACATAATTGTGTCCTGAAAGACACTTGGGACCAGAGGTTAGGTGTGGGGAGACCAGGGGAGCAGTCTAGTTTCATTGTTAAAAATAAGTCCCCTAATTGGTAGGCTTTTCTGATAATGAAAAAGAGTCTTTGCATTTATTGAGATGCCGACAGCACCACTTGTAATTTCAAAAGAGGATAATATTTCCCTGGAATTGCCCTAAGTCCTAAAGCTGTGCAGTTTCCCTCAGCATTTACTGCATCTCTCAGATCTCTTTGCCTGGCGTTTCTGTCCAACTCGTTTCCAGCGCCTTTATTGTGGTTTGGATGCCCTCAATAGGGATTGGTTTGGGTTTGGGGCATTGATTATGGGAAAAGTCAAAATGGTCGAATTAGCTCGTAGTAAACTCGCCAAATGAAGCGTTAGGACTCAAAAAAAGACACCATGACCAAGACACCCTTCACCATGCCCACTCAAGGCTCCGCAAATATTAATTCACGATTACCATACACTTCAgatacaacaaacaaaaatgtggCATCTCAAGTCTGCTTCAAGAGCTTTTTTAAATGGCTAGCTGATTTGCAAATGCTAATTCTTTGCGACAGTAGCGTGTAAATAATGGGTGTCCGTCAAAAATAGCTGTTTTTAACAAGATAGAATGGTTGAAAAAGAGATAGAATGGTTGAAAAAGATTGCAGTTCATTGTGGCTGTGGCGCTGATCTACCCACAGAACCATTAGACAAATTAGTGTccaatacacaagcacacccatattaaattacatttaattgACAACAATGTCCTTTCTTCCCTTTTAGTTTGAATCTAAATTGAAAACGTTAACCGCATGTAAATAGAAAAGGGCACTACAAGAGAAATAGTAATGTGTGCTTTTTTATGCTCAGTTTTTGCTTCCTTACTTCCTTAATGCTGTGGGCCAACCTAACACCTACACCTAAACATGCACAGTGAACCATCATAAAAACACTTGGAGTGCAATGCTAACTACATGCACACCATATTAACCAGACAGCAGGGCTAAAAGCTAATCCATGAAGTAGCATTTAAAACTAAAAACCCGTGGAGTCTGGGGACCAGTCTGCCACTCAGCTCAGTTCTGCTATGATGTATGggccacacacagatgtgc from Clupea harengus chromosome 25, Ch_v2.0.2, whole genome shotgun sequence harbors:
- the kcnn1a gene encoding small conductance calcium-activated potassium channel protein 1a isoform X4, whose amino-acid sequence is MRLVLVKSTNETSQFDSSGVDRYERVSEVYKAKERPQQDAAIEGMRHRYAGAVHQHQFPDAEQRNAQSNSATSEKGNSSPVAPLFSLPPPPPSQRERSTSSYHQNHDDLPCQNQSATQAVHVRQLQFGKSPSLTSQEIVQRPARQGGPFETQLTRPHESSGASVASTQSEVFLLESRHCSFSTEANHTHQREAHICPQPSPSHLPPPLFLQNPSPRENFQYSANYQHGAIAQRKAGVFEHRDQKQLLQQQQCSAIGLQQKNTFSQSVTQNSCHGQINVCEPTVTNQRFFESPALDLQQQQPQLRAQRQILVGSSLPINYCTKGAGELCRNNQAPPLQQHWQEDVRGQHLHSLPQIPQSSGHESGELNDTFSIRQGQQYQAPEHIRRLVRNSSDTSSSNSSPPYGSSNQLWPERHYQERRSRTDKQKVNAETTKLSHAGSKLSVSASSSHSLPQIAMNSCKYNGGVVRPLGSVASSRRNLAEHDSETQPLQTLHSSGLEVVVSKGNSDENSKASNESLVGEGSGNGKKNKDIGYKLGHRRALFEKRKRLSDYALIFGMFGIVVMVTETELSWGVYTKESSYSFALKCLISLSTVILLGLIIMYHAREIQLFMVDNGADDWRIAMTYERIFFIVLELLVCAIHPIPGQYVFTWTARLAFTYVPSVADADVDIILSIPMFLRLYLIGRVMLLHSKLFTDASSRSIGALNKINFNTRFVMKTLMTICPGTVLLVFSISSWIIAAWTVRVCERYHDKQEVTSNFLGAMWLISITFLSIGYGDMVPHTYCGKGVCLLTGIMGAGCTALVVAVVARKLELTKAEKHVHNFMMDTQLCKRVKNTAANVLRETWLIYKHTKLVKKIDHAKVRKHQRKFLQAIHQLRSVKMEQRKLNDQANTLVDLAKTQNVMYDLVSELQERSEELDKRIGTLEDKLDSVTGTLQALPCLISQAITQQQQDLLDSFMHRYRPASLGSDRSWTPSRRRRSPSTAPHTSSDSG
- the kcnn1a gene encoding small conductance calcium-activated potassium channel protein 1a isoform X1 yields the protein MRLVLVKSTNETSQFDSSGVDRYERVSEVYKAKERPQQDAAIEGMRHRYAGAVHQHQFPDAEQRNAQSNSATSEKGNSSPVAPLFSLPPPPPSQRERSTSSYHQNHDDLPCQNQSATQAVHVRQLQFGKSPSLTSQEIVQRPARQGGPFETQLTRPHESSGASVASTQSEVFLLESRHCSFSTEANHTHQREAHICPQPSPSHLPPPLFLQNPSPRENFQYSANYQHGAIAQRKAGVFEHRDQKQLLQQQQCSAIGLQQKNTFSQSVTQNSCHGQINVCEPTVTNQRFFESPALDLQQQQPQLRAQRQILVGSSLPINYCTKGAGELCRNNQAPPLQQHWQEDVRGQHLHSLPQIPQSSGHESGELNDTFSIRQGQQYQAPEHIRRLVRNSSDTSSSNSSPPYGSSNQLWPERHYQERRSRTDKQKVNAETTKLSHAGSKLSVSASSSHSLPQIAMNSCKYNGGVVRPLGSVASSRRNLAEHDSETQPLQTLHSSGLEVVVSKGNSDENSKASNESLVGEGSGNGKKNKDIGYKLGHRRALFEKRKRLSDYALIFGMFGIVVMVTETELSWGVYTKESSYSFALKCLISLSTVILLGLIIMYHAREIQLFMVDNGADDWRIAMTYERIFFIVLELLVCAIHPIPGQYVFTWTARLAFTYVPSVADADVDIILSIPMFLRLYLIGRVMLLHSKLFTDASSRSIGALNKINFNTRFVMKTLMTICPGTVLLVFSISSWIIAAWTVRVCERDTMYHDKQEVTSNFLGAMWLISITFLSIGYGDMVPHTYCGKGVCLLTGIMGAGCTALVVAVVARKLELTKAEKHVHNFMMDTQLCKRVKNTAANVLRETWLIYKHTKLVKKIDHAKVRKHQRKFLQAIHQAQKLRSVKMEQRKLNDQANTLVDLAKTQNVMYDLVSELQERSEELDKRIGTLEDKLDSVTGTLQALPCLISQAITQQQQDLLDSFMHRYRPASLGSDRSWTPSRRRRSPSTAPHTSSDSG
- the kcnn1a gene encoding small conductance calcium-activated potassium channel protein 1a isoform X2, translated to MRLVLVKSTNETSQFDSSGVDRYERVSEVYKAKERPQQDAAIEGMRHRYAGAVHQHQFPDAEQRNAQSNSATSEKGNSSPVAPLFSLPPPPPSQRERSTSSYHQNHDDLPCQNQSATQAVHVRQLQFGKSPSLTSQEIVQRPARQGGPFETQLTRPHESSGASVASTQSEVFLLESRHCSFSTEANHTHQREAHICPQPSPSHLPPPLFLQNPSPRENFQYSANYQHGAIAQRKAGVFEHRDQKQLLQQQQCSAIGLQQKNTFSQSVTQNSCHGQINVCEPTVTNQRFFESPALDLQQQQPQLRAQRQILVGSSLPINYCTKGAGELCRNNQAPPLQQHWQEDVRGQHLHSLPQIPQSSGHESGELNDTFSIRQGQQYQAPEHIRRLVRNSSDTSSSNSSPPYGSSNQLWPERHYQERRSRTDKQKVNAETTKLSHAGSKLSVSASSSHSLPQIAMNSCKYNGGVVRPLGSVASSRRNLAEHDSETQPLQTLHSSGLEVVVSKGNSDENSKASNESLVGEGSGNGKKNKDIGYKLGHRRALFEKRKRLSDYALIFGMFGIVVMVTETELSWGVYTKESSYSFALKCLISLSTVILLGLIIMYHAREIQLFMVDNGADDWRIAMTYERIFFIVLELLVCAIHPIPGQYVFTWTARLAFTYVPSVADADVDIILSIPMFLRLYLIGRVMLLHSKLFTDASSRSIGALNKINFNTRFVMKTLMTICPGTVLLVFSISSWIIAAWTVRVCERYHDKQEVTSNFLGAMWLISITFLSIGYGDMVPHTYCGKGVCLLTGIMGAGCTALVVAVVARKLELTKAEKHVHNFMMDTQLCKRVKNTAANVLRETWLIYKHTKLVKKIDHAKVRKHQRKFLQAIHQAQKLRSVKMEQRKLNDQANTLVDLAKTQNVMYDLVSELQERSEELDKRIGTLEDKLDSVTGTLQALPCLISQAITQQQQDLLDSFMHRYRPASLGSDRSWTPSRRRRSPSTAPHTSSDSG
- the kcnn1a gene encoding small conductance calcium-activated potassium channel protein 1a isoform X3; amino-acid sequence: MRLVLVKSTNETSQFDSSGVDRYERVSEVYKAKERPQQDAAIEGMRHRYAGAVHQHQFPDAEQRNAQSNSATSEKGNSSPVAPLFSLPPPPPSQRERSTSSYHQNHDDLPCQNQSATQAVHVRQLQFGKSPSLTSQEIVQRPARQGGPFETQLTRPHESSGASVASTQSEVFLLESRHCSFSTEANHTHQREAHICPQPSPSHLPPPLFLQNPSPRENFQYSANYQHGAIAQRKAGVFEHRDQKQLLQQQQCSAIGLQQKNTFSQSVTQNSCHGQINVCEPTVTNQRFFESPALDLQQQQPQLRAQRQILVGSSLPINYCTKGAGELCRNNQAPPLQQHWQEDVRGQHLHSLPQIPQSSGHESGELNDTFSIRQGQQYQAPEHIRRLVRNSSDTSSSNSSPPYGSSNQLWPERHYQERRSRTDKQKVNAETTKLSHAGSKLSVSASSSHSLPQIAMNSCKYNGGVVRPLGSVASSRRNLAEHDSETQPLQTLHSSGLEVVVSKGNSDENSKASNESLVGEGSGNGKKNKDIGYKLGHRRALFEKRKRLSDYALIFGMFGIVVMVTETELSWGVYTKESSYSFALKCLISLSTVILLGLIIMYHAREIQLFMVDNGADDWRIAMTYERIFFIVLELLVCAIHPIPGQYVFTWTARLAFTYVPSVADADVDIILSIPMFLRLYLIGRVMLLHSKLFTDASSRSIGALNKINFNTRFVMKTLMTICPGTVLLVFSISSWIIAAWTVRVCERDTMYHDKQEVTSNFLGAMWLISITFLSIGYGDMVPHTYCGKGVCLLTGIMGAGCTALVVAVVARKLELTKAEKHVHNFMMDTQLCKRVKNTAANVLRETWLIYKHTKLVKKIDHAKVRKHQRKFLQAIHQLRSVKMEQRKLNDQANTLVDLAKTQNVMYDLVSELQERSEELDKRIGTLEDKLDSVTGTLQALPCLISQAITQQQQDLLDSFMHRYRPASLGSDRSWTPSRRRRSPSTAPHTSSDSG